In the genome of Streptomyces sp. NBC_00190, one region contains:
- a CDS encoding carbohydrate ABC transporter permease codes for MRRPWTGPAGRYATLVLMLAVMLGPIVWQFLTSIRGRTENVYDGVLPSQPTLDNYVRVAESFPLLQYVGNTLIVAVLAITSNTLFASMGGYALSRAAWKGRKTVFTVLVASLMFPFESVMISMFLTVRGMGLVDTLIGVWLPGAVSVLNIMIMRAAFLSVPKEVEEAAVLDGAGEWARFTRVFLPAAKGALAVVCITSFMGAWDDFLWPLLVLTNSDNYTLQLGLKTLAGVTTVNDQRLIAAGAMAALIPMMLLFFALQRFFFKGVGEGAVKT; via the coding sequence GTGAGGCGCCCCTGGACCGGTCCGGCCGGCCGGTACGCCACGCTGGTGCTGATGCTGGCGGTCATGCTGGGGCCGATCGTGTGGCAGTTCCTGACCTCGATCCGTGGCCGCACGGAGAACGTGTACGACGGGGTGCTGCCCTCGCAGCCCACCCTCGACAACTACGTCCGGGTCGCCGAGTCCTTCCCGCTCCTCCAGTACGTCGGCAACACCCTGATCGTGGCCGTCCTCGCCATCACCTCGAACACGCTGTTCGCGTCGATGGGCGGGTACGCCCTGTCCCGGGCCGCCTGGAAGGGCCGCAAGACCGTCTTCACCGTCCTGGTGGCATCCCTGATGTTCCCCTTCGAATCCGTGATGATCTCGATGTTCCTGACCGTCCGCGGGATGGGTCTGGTCGACACCCTCATCGGTGTCTGGCTCCCCGGCGCGGTCTCCGTCCTCAACATCATGATCATGCGGGCGGCCTTCCTGTCCGTGCCCAAGGAGGTGGAGGAAGCCGCGGTCCTGGACGGCGCGGGCGAATGGGCCCGCTTCACCCGGGTCTTCCTCCCCGCGGCCAAGGGCGCCCTGGCCGTCGTCTGCATCACCAGCTTCATGGGCGCCTGGGACGACTTCCTCTGGCCCCTGCTGGTCCTGACCAACAGCGACAACTACACCCTGCAACTCGGCCTGAAGACCCTGGCCGGCGTCACCACCGTCAACGACCAGCGGCTCATCGCCGCCGGCGCGATGGCCGCGCTCATCCCGATGATGCTCCTCTTCTTCGCCCTCCAGCGTTTCTTCTTCAAGGGCGTGGGCGAGGGAGCGGTCAAGACCTGA
- a CDS encoding alpha/beta fold hydrolase — protein MTEHHTLTANGVRLAYEAAGPEDGEPLVLLPALGENAGHWAPVRDELARERRVYALDLRGHGRSEWTARYSLELMRDDVLAFLDALGLDRVDLAGHSMGGVVAYLAAQEQPHRVVRLVLEDVPAPFPREAVRPVRPDGELDFDWAMVLAVRAQLDRPDPAWPALLGRITAPTLVVAGGPTSHVPQEGIAELVRRLPDARMATIPVGHLVHAAAPREFTETVSAFLEDRADGELARRWLAEDGITQTGPGLWSDHDSPGAPRTAADMADDWGWQVFRDERLPLADRLRVAFGLMDLLGSDTRVTGQLHLSHLGEDGPLPAAVLWNGFRRRLEAQAESAAVGDCLWLDWFEDRRTAGTAFAEVLGDDIGRLPGRQLPADPVRDPLVRRARRVLEVSGPVPWPVKAAAYETAALVPVLHPALFRALLASHHDLYGDLEPAPALALLERLRIPADTEHLAALRDALRAGRRHAYRDISGAGGS, from the coding sequence ATGACGGAGCACCACACCCTGACGGCGAACGGCGTCCGGCTGGCGTACGAGGCGGCCGGGCCCGAGGACGGCGAACCCCTGGTCCTGCTGCCCGCACTCGGCGAGAACGCCGGGCACTGGGCTCCCGTACGCGACGAACTCGCGCGGGAGCGCCGGGTGTACGCCCTGGACCTGCGCGGGCACGGGCGCAGCGAATGGACGGCGCGGTACTCGCTGGAGCTGATGCGGGACGACGTACTGGCCTTCCTGGACGCGCTCGGACTCGACCGGGTGGACCTGGCCGGGCACTCGATGGGCGGCGTCGTGGCGTACCTGGCCGCGCAGGAGCAGCCGCACCGGGTGGTCCGGCTCGTCCTGGAGGACGTCCCGGCCCCCTTCCCGCGCGAGGCGGTCCGGCCCGTGCGGCCGGACGGCGAACTCGACTTCGACTGGGCCATGGTCCTCGCGGTACGGGCCCAGCTGGACCGGCCGGATCCCGCCTGGCCGGCGCTTCTCGGCCGGATCACGGCCCCGACCCTGGTCGTGGCGGGCGGCCCCACCAGCCATGTCCCGCAGGAAGGCATCGCCGAACTGGTCCGCCGGCTCCCCGACGCCCGGATGGCGACGATCCCGGTCGGCCACCTGGTCCACGCCGCGGCGCCGCGGGAGTTCACCGAAACCGTGTCGGCCTTCCTCGAAGACCGGGCCGACGGCGAGCTCGCCCGCCGCTGGCTGGCCGAGGACGGCATCACGCAGACCGGTCCCGGCCTGTGGAGCGACCACGACTCCCCGGGCGCGCCGCGGACGGCGGCCGACATGGCCGATGACTGGGGATGGCAGGTGTTCCGGGACGAACGGCTCCCCCTGGCCGACCGGCTGCGGGTCGCCTTCGGCCTGATGGACCTGCTCGGCAGCGACACACGGGTGACCGGCCAGCTCCACCTGTCCCACCTCGGGGAGGACGGACCGCTCCCCGCCGCGGTCCTGTGGAACGGCTTCCGGCGGCGGCTGGAGGCGCAAGCGGAGTCCGCGGCCGTCGGCGACTGCCTGTGGCTCGACTGGTTCGAGGACCGCCGGACCGCGGGGACGGCCTTCGCCGAGGTACTCGGCGACGACATCGGCCGACTGCCCGGACGGCAGCTGCCGGCGGATCCCGTCCGGGATCCGCTGGTGCGCCGCGCCCGGCGGGTGCTGGAGGTCTCCGGCCCGGTGCCCTGGCCGGTCAAGGCCGCCGCCTACGAGACGGCGGCCCTGGTCCCCGTACTGCACCCGGCCCTCTTCCGGGCCCTGCTGGCGAGCCACCACGATCTGTACGGGGATCTCGAACCGGCCCCCGCGCTGGCCCTGTTGGAACGGCTGCGGATCCCTGCGGACACCGAGCACCTGGCCGCACTGCGCGACGCGCTGCGGGCCGGGCGGCGGCACGCCTACCGCGACATCAGCGGCGCAGGCGGATCGTGA
- a CDS encoding alpha-mannosidase: MHDDRSVTEHRLRRVLKERIKPAVHSRPVPLTVERWEAPGEPVPVAEGLAATYEPCAIGDTWGPAWGTTWFKVSGTVPADWAGRTVEAVLDLGFDRMMPGFQCEGLVHRPDGGEVKALNPYNDWVRVADRAAGGERVEWYVEAASNPVLVDHSATSEGDRLTSGDQPLYRLARMDLTVFETEVWELVQDLEVLYDLMTQLDTADARRYEILRAVEAALDAVDLGDVAGTAASARSCLAGVLAAPAHASAHRISAVGHAHIDSAWLWPLRETVRKVSRTSSNMVNLMDEHPEFVFAMSQAQQLDWIKTYRPELFERVKKKIADGQFVPVGGMWVESDTNMVGGEAMARQFLYGKKFFLDEFGIETHNVWLPDSFGYTAAMPQIVKLSGSKWFLTQKICWSQVNKFPHHTFWWEGIDGTRVFTHFPPVDTYNSDLGGAQLAHAARNYREKGRGTRSLTPFGWGDGGGGPTREHLARAQRQRDLEGSPRVEIERPDAFFEKAHAEYPDAPVWAGELYLELHRGTYTSQAKTKQGNRHSESLLREAELWAATAAVKVPGYGYPYEDLERIWKTVLLHQFHDILPGSSIAWVHREARETYRALREELQGITLAAQQALAGEGTQELVFNCAPHTRRGIPAGGAGHPAEAGAPVTVEERHGGGHVLANGRLLVEIDGRGLVVSAYDLEARRESVAPGAAANLLQIHPDFPNMWDAWDVDAFYRNKVTDLVELDALEVAGSGPSSVTVRVTRSFGRSKAVQSLTLRAGAKTLDIVTDVDWHETEKFLKAAFPLDVKAERTASETQFGHVYRPTHTNTSWEAAKFEICAHRWIHAEEPGWGVALLNESTYGHDVTRDVRADGGQTTTIRLSLLRAPRYPDPETDQGSHTLRFALAPGAEIGDAVREGHALNLPERVVPGAGPVAPLVAVDDDAVVVEAVKLAEDRGGDVIVRLYESRGGRATATLAADFPITAAVESDLLERPLEGTAVGSPAPDGTVALTLRPFQILTIRLRR; this comes from the coding sequence ATGCACGACGACCGCAGCGTCACCGAACACCGCCTCCGCCGGGTCCTCAAGGAGCGCATCAAGCCCGCCGTCCACTCCCGCCCGGTCCCGTTGACCGTCGAGCGCTGGGAGGCCCCGGGCGAACCCGTCCCCGTCGCCGAGGGCCTGGCGGCGACGTACGAGCCCTGCGCGATCGGCGACACGTGGGGCCCGGCCTGGGGCACCACCTGGTTCAAGGTCAGCGGCACCGTCCCGGCCGACTGGGCCGGCCGTACGGTGGAGGCCGTCCTCGACCTCGGCTTCGACCGGATGATGCCCGGCTTCCAGTGCGAGGGCCTGGTCCACCGGCCCGACGGCGGCGAGGTCAAAGCGCTGAACCCGTACAACGACTGGGTGCGCGTCGCCGACCGCGCCGCGGGCGGCGAGCGCGTCGAGTGGTACGTCGAGGCCGCCTCCAACCCGGTCCTGGTCGACCACTCGGCCACGTCCGAGGGCGACCGGCTGACCAGCGGCGACCAGCCCCTCTACCGGCTCGCCCGGATGGACCTCACCGTCTTCGAGACCGAGGTCTGGGAACTGGTCCAGGACCTCGAAGTCCTCTACGACCTCATGACGCAGCTCGACACCGCGGACGCCCGCCGGTACGAGATCCTGCGCGCCGTCGAGGCGGCACTGGACGCGGTGGACCTCGGCGACGTGGCCGGTACGGCGGCCTCCGCCCGGTCGTGCCTGGCGGGCGTGCTCGCCGCGCCCGCCCACGCCTCCGCGCACCGGATCAGCGCCGTCGGCCACGCCCACATCGACTCCGCGTGGCTGTGGCCGCTGCGCGAGACGGTGCGCAAGGTCTCGCGCACCTCGTCCAACATGGTCAACCTGATGGACGAGCACCCCGAGTTCGTCTTCGCCATGTCGCAGGCGCAGCAGCTCGACTGGATCAAGACGTACCGGCCCGAGCTCTTCGAACGGGTCAAGAAGAAGATCGCGGACGGGCAGTTCGTGCCGGTCGGCGGGATGTGGGTGGAGTCCGACACCAACATGGTCGGCGGCGAGGCCATGGCCCGCCAGTTCCTCTACGGGAAGAAGTTCTTCCTCGACGAGTTCGGCATCGAGACGCACAACGTCTGGCTCCCCGACTCCTTCGGCTACACCGCCGCGATGCCGCAGATCGTCAAGCTCTCCGGCTCCAAGTGGTTCCTGACCCAGAAGATCTGCTGGTCCCAGGTCAACAAGTTCCCGCACCACACCTTCTGGTGGGAGGGCATCGACGGCACCCGCGTCTTCACGCACTTCCCGCCCGTCGACACCTACAACTCCGACCTCGGCGGCGCCCAGCTGGCCCACGCCGCCCGCAACTACCGTGAGAAGGGCCGGGGTACGCGGTCGCTGACCCCGTTCGGCTGGGGTGACGGCGGCGGCGGCCCCACCCGCGAACACCTCGCCCGCGCCCAGCGCCAGCGGGACCTCGAAGGCTCCCCGCGGGTCGAGATCGAGCGGCCGGACGCCTTCTTCGAGAAGGCCCACGCCGAGTACCCGGACGCGCCCGTCTGGGCGGGCGAGCTCTACCTGGAGCTGCACCGCGGCACCTACACCTCCCAGGCCAAGACCAAGCAGGGCAACCGGCACAGCGAATCGCTGCTGCGGGAGGCCGAGCTGTGGGCCGCCACCGCCGCGGTGAAGGTGCCGGGGTACGGGTACCCGTACGAGGACCTGGAGCGGATCTGGAAGACAGTGCTGCTGCACCAGTTCCACGACATCCTGCCCGGCTCCTCCATCGCCTGGGTGCACCGCGAGGCGCGCGAGACGTACCGGGCACTGCGCGAGGAGCTCCAGGGCATCACCCTGGCCGCGCAGCAGGCACTCGCGGGGGAGGGCACGCAGGAACTGGTCTTCAACTGCGCCCCGCACACCCGGCGCGGCATCCCGGCCGGCGGCGCGGGCCACCCCGCCGAGGCGGGAGCGCCCGTCACCGTGGAGGAGCGGCACGGCGGCGGGCACGTCCTGGCCAACGGGCGGCTGCTGGTGGAGATCGACGGCCGCGGGCTGGTCGTCTCCGCCTACGACCTGGAGGCGCGCCGCGAGTCGGTCGCGCCCGGGGCCGCCGCGAACCTGCTCCAGATCCATCCCGACTTCCCGAACATGTGGGATGCCTGGGACGTCGACGCGTTCTACCGCAACAAGGTCACGGACCTCGTGGAGCTGGACGCGCTGGAGGTCGCCGGGAGCGGCCCCTCGTCCGTCACCGTCCGGGTCACCCGCTCCTTCGGCCGCTCGAAGGCGGTCCAGTCCCTCACGCTGCGGGCCGGAGCCAAGACGCTCGACATCGTCACGGACGTGGACTGGCACGAGACCGAGAAGTTCCTCAAGGCCGCCTTCCCGCTGGACGTGAAGGCCGAACGGACCGCCTCCGAAACCCAGTTCGGGCACGTCTACCGGCCCACCCACACCAACACCTCGTGGGAGGCGGCCAAGTTCGAGATCTGCGCCCACCGCTGGATCCACGCCGAGGAGCCCGGCTGGGGCGTCGCGCTGCTCAACGAATCCACGTACGGGCACGACGTGACCCGCGACGTGCGGGCCGACGGCGGGCAGACCACCACCATCCGGCTCTCGCTCCTGCGCGCTCCGCGCTACCCCGACCCGGAGACCGACCAGGGCTCCCACACGCTGCGGTTCGCGCTCGCGCCCGGCGCGGAGATCGGGGACGCGGTCCGCGAGGGCCACGCGCTGAACCTGCCCGAGCGCGTGGTGCCGGGCGCGGGCCCGGTCGCCCCGCTGGTGGCGGTGGACGACGACGCGGTGGTCGTCGAGGCGGTCAAGCTCGCCGAGGACCGCGGCGGCGACGTGATCGTCCGCCTCTACGAATCCCGGGGCGGCCGCGCCACGGCCACGCTCGCTGCGGACTTCCCGATCACGGCGGCCGTCGAGAGCGACCTCCTCGAACGCCCCCTGGAGGGCACGGCGGTGGGCTCTCCCGCACCGGACGGCACGGTCGCCCTGACCCTGCGTCCCTTCCAGATCCTCACGATCCGCCTGCGCCGCTGA